A single window of Poecilia reticulata strain Guanapo linkage group LG10, Guppy_female_1.0+MT, whole genome shotgun sequence DNA harbors:
- the clcf1 gene encoding uncharacterized protein clcf1, translating into MNHGFLSGQLLPQSICVLTFGHLRHARHYRSISNCXRFNQPFFFCLPPTVRQLLXVLLAAAVATAVDPSHNLAIERSSIESTYELTKYLEYQLKEIKDVYLTYLGPPFNEKDFSPPRPNSTALTLPSAATRLELWHGLENQARLAQNQRAYSILLTAVRELARSTLCPSLKTSLLHFCTGLDGLLGSISALMNSLGYSSPAQAAAGELQFPQRGTGSSRPAPLMSQSLYRSRDGSRTESSQRGSQRRSRIKMVREREDGDQMDRRRGRTGKKAEATTAVXRSGGQREKGRGERVRREEREEQEEVQELKEEVENWGRRRRLLSIEDNEDEKDRETKIRVEVSYLGSGETINHQQTNNQYSFSLNSDHRDALRDDGFILETNRRFVLKGEKDXDMDSAFSSSSSIQQHHRRPRSLLYPTLPPPLSTLSLLYQFGVGEEHTLLPQPVPLSLQRGTSLLSPPLSPLLSSSSSSPSTSSSLLAAXPTMNDFARKVEGFWILRELQSWLWRSAKDFNRLKKRLRG; encoded by the exons ATGAATCACGGCTTTCTGTCTGGGCAAC TTCTGCCTCAGAGTATTTGCGTGCTAACTTTTGGACACCTAAGACATGCACGTCATTATAGAAGCATCTCTAATTGCYGGCGTTTTAAtcagccttttttcttttgcttaccCCCCACAGTCCGTCAGCTGCTCGYGGTGCTGCTGGCYGCTGCCGTAGCAACGGCTGTGGACCCTTCCCACAACCTGGCCATCGAGAGAAGTTCGATCGAAAGCACGTACGAGCTGACCAAATACCTGGAGTACCAGCTCAAGGAAATCAAGGACGTATAT CTGACATATCTGGGCCCGCCGTTCAATGAGAAAGACTTCTCTCCTCCTCGGCCCAACAGCACGGCTCTGACTCTKCCGAGTGCCGCCACCCGACTGGAGCTGTGGCACGGCCTGGAGAACCAAGCCCGACTCGCACAGAACCAGAGGGCCTACTCTATCCTGCTGACTGCTGTCAGGGAGCTGGCCCGCTCCACCCTCTGCCCGTCCCTCAAAACATCCCTGCTGCACTTCTGCACCGGTCTGGATGGACTTCTCGGCTCCATTTCTGCACTGATGAAYTCCCTCGGTTACTCGTCCCCCGCTCAAGCTGCAGCTGGCGAGCTGCAGTTYCCGCAGAGGGGGACTGGGAGCAGCCGGCCTGCTCCGCTCATGAGCCAGAGCCTGTACCGATCCAGAGATGGGTCAAGAACAGAGTCCAGTCAGCGTGGCAGCCAGAGAAGAAGTCGGATAAAGATGGTCAGAGAGAGGGAAGACGGCGACCAGATGGacagaagaagagggagaacgGGGAAGAAAGCGGAGGCAACCACCGCTGTGGRGCGGAGTGGTGGGCAGAGGGAGAAGGGAAGAGGAGAACGAGtgagaagagaggagagggaaGAGCAAGAGGAGGTGCAGGAATTGAAGGAAGAGGTGGAAAACTGGGGCAGAAGGAGAAGGTTGTTGAGTATAGAAGATAATGAGGATGAGAAGGACAGGGAGACCAAAATCAGAGTGGAAGTGTCGTATCTGGGCTCCGGAGAAACCATAAACCATCAGCAGACGAACAACCAGTACAGCTTCAGTCTGAACTCAGATCACCGAGACGCCCTCAGAGATGACggatttattttagaaacaaacaggagattCGTTTTAAAGGGAGAGAAGGACRCTGATATGGACTCagccttctcctcttcctcctccatccaGCAGCACCACCGGCGTCCTCGCTCTCTTCTCTACCCCACCCTCCCGCCTCCCCTCTCCACTCTCTCGCTCCTGTACCAGTTCGGAGTSGGTGAGGAGCACACCCTGCTGCCCCAGCCTGTCCCGCTTTCTCTACAAAGGGGCACCTcccttctctctcctcctctgagtCCGCTGCTctcctcttcgtcctcctccccctccacctcctcgtCGCTCCTGGCAGCTCRGCCAACGATGAACGATTTCGCCAGGAAGGTGGAGGGCTTCTGGATCCTGCGAGAGCTGCAGAGCTGGTTGTGGAGATCGGCCAAGGACTTCAACCGTCTCAAGAAGAGACTCCGAGGCTGA